In Edaphobacter aggregans, the sequence GTGATAATGCCGTATTTCGCCCCGGAGGCACCCATGCCGATGACTTCCTGGGCTCCTAGATTCGCGGAGATGAAGGCGAGGCCGCAGACCCAGGCTGGGATGGAGCGTCCTGCGAGAAAGAAGTCATTGCTGGTGCGCATGTAGCGCTTGAGGGCAAAACCGATTCCCAGAACGAAGACGAAATAGACCAGCATGATCAGCCAGTCGACGATGGACAGAGACACGGGCACCCTTGGTAGAACATTGGATTGGGAGTACTTCGGCCAACTCTAAACCGTTTGTTCAGCTCAGTCCAGCGTTTCGGACCAATGAGAAAGGATGTTCGAGATTTTTTCAATGGGGAAAGAAAACCCGAAATGATTGGTTCTGCATCGAATGGGTAGTTGTGAACAGGACTTACGTGCAGTAGAACTTGAACGAGCCTTTCTCAGACCAGTCACCGTCGCAGGCTTCTGTGGCGAACGTGAAAAGGTCTGAATGAAGTACTTGCAGGGTTTTCTTCTCCTTGGAGCTGTCAACGCTGATGACCGATACCCTACTCTTGATCGATGACAATGCAGTGCAGGCGGCCACCCGTCAGACAATTCTGAAACGGGCGGGATACTTTGTGATCGCTGCGCTGAATCCGGGTCGTGCGCTAGAACAGTTCAGGACCGGAGAATGTCTCGACGATGTGCAGTTGGTGATCACAGACCACGTCATGCCAGGGATGAATGGATCGGAGTTTGTTCGTGAGCTGCGGAAGACGCGACCGAAGCTTCCTGTGTTGGTGATCAGTGGGATGGAAGAGGCAGAATCAGAGTATGAAGGCATGAATGTGCTGTTTCGGTTGAAACCGCTTCTGCCGGAGAGCCTGTTGGCGAGCGTGCAGAGTCTGATCCAGGTGGGACGGATAGAGACTGCCGCCGTCGGTGCGGTAAACGATGCTTTATTGCTGTAATGGGCTGCCCTTGAGAGAATAAGGGTAGAGGAATCCCATGCAATTGCACCCTATGCCGGAGTTCGGTAGTTTTACGCTGCTTCTGGCTCTGGCTTTGAGTGTCTACACCCTGGTGGCGGGGGGGCTTGCGCTTTGGCGTGGCAAGACTGTGGATGGGGCGGGACGTCTGGGAGAAACGGCTCGGCGTGCTGGTATCGGCAGCTTTGTTGCCCTGAGCTGCGCGGCGTTCGCACTGGTGTGGGCCTCGTTCACGAATGATTATTCCGTCTCTTACATCCTGCACCACACGAATAAAGACCTGCATACGGCGTACAAGTTTTCGGCGCTTTGGTCAGGCCAAGAGGGGTCGCTGCTGCTTTGGGCGTGGCTGCTGAGTGCGTATGGGTTTGTATTGCGGATACGGCATAGGGTGGATGTGCGGCTATCGGCGTATGCCTCGACGATCCTGGCTGGGGTTCAGGTTTTCTTTTTGCTATTGCTGAATTTTGCGGCTCCGCCGTTTGCGATTCAGCCGGGGCCTAAGGCTCTGGATGGCTTCGGGTTAAATCCTCTGCTGCAGTATCCGGAGATGGTGATCCATCCGCCGATGCTTTACCTGGGGTATGTGGGGTTCGCGGTGCCGTTTGCGTTTGCTCTGGGCGCGCTGATGATGCGGTATCCGGGGGAGAAGTGGATCCACATTACGCGTCGGTGGACGATGGTGACGTGGCTGTTTTTGACGTGCGGAATTTTTCTAGGCGCGCACTGGGCTTATAGCGTGCTCGGATGGGGCGGGTACTGGGGGTGGGATCCGGTTGAGAATGCGAGCCTGATGCCCTGGCTGACGGGGACGGCTTTCTTGCACTCGGTGATGATGCAGGAGAAGCGCGGGATGATGAAGAGCTGGAATGTGTGGCTCATCTTCTCAACGTTTTTGCTGACGATTCTTGGGACGCTGCTGACACGGTCGGGGATTGTGAGCTCGGTGCATGCGTTTGCTCAGTCTTCGATTGGAAGCTGGTTCTATGGGTTCATCCTGATTATGTTTGCGGTGTGCCTGTTTACTTTCTTCAAGCAGAAGGATCATTTGAAGTCGGAGAATAAGCTCGAGTCGCTGGTAAGCCGCGAGTCCAGTTTTCTGTTCAATAATCTCGTCCTGCTGGCGGCTTGCTTTACAGTTTTGTGGGGCACGCTCTTCCCTGTTTTGAGCGAGTATGTGCAGGGATCGAAGGTTACGGTGGGAGCTCCGTTCTATAACCGGGTGAACCTTCCGATTGGCTTGTTTCTGCTGTTTCTGACGGGCGTTGGGCCGCTGCTGGCTTGGCGGTCTACTTCGCTGCGGTCGATCCGGCGGAACTTCGTGTTACCGGGGATTGCGATGGGCGTGGCGCTGGTGGGGCTGATTACGTCAGGTATCCATCCGTGGAGCGCTGGCGACGATATGCAGGCGGAAATCTTTTCGCTGATTACCTTTTCGCTGGCAGCGGGTGTGATTACGGCGATTGCCTCGGAGTTTTTGCGTGGGGCTGCGGTGGTACGGACGCAGACGGGGAAGAATCTGTTTGCTTCGATGATTTTGCTGGTGCGTAAGAATACTCGGCGGTATGGCGGGTACATTGTGCACTTCGGCATTGTGGTGATGTTTATCGGGATTGCAGGTGGCGCATTCAATCAATCGCGCGAGCAGGAGATGGGCTTCGGCGATGAGATGAGGATAGGGCCGTACCGGCTGGTTTGTCAGAGCTTCACGCAGGACTCGAATCCTAACTTCGATACGGAGTATGCGCTGCTCGATGTCTATAAGGGCAATAAGAAGATTACGCAGCTTGCTCCGGAGAAGCGGTTCTATACGGCGAGTCAGCAGAATTCGACCATCGTGGCGAACCACTCGACGTTGCAGCGCGATCTTTATGTGATTTATGAGGGAAAGAATCCGGATACAGACAAGCCGATTATCAAGGTGTTTTTGAATCCGCTGATGAACTGGATCTGGATTGGCGTGTTGATTGTCGTGATTGGGACGTTTGTGGCCCTGGTGCCTAATCTGACGCGAAGTACGGTTCGGGCGCGTGTAGAAGATGAAGCGCCCGTGGTGGAAGAGGTTCATCATGCTTAAGCGATGGATGCAGGCGGGGATGGTTGCGCTTCTTGGTGTGGTGATGCTGGGAGCGGGTGATTCTTCGTCACGGTTCAATCGGGTGGGGCATGAGATGATCTGCGTCTGCTCTTGCAACCAGATACTGCTTGAGTGCAACCACGTTGGCTGCCCAGATTCTGACCGGATGATCGGCGAATTGCGGGAGCAGATGGCGGGTGGAGGGTCGGACACTGCCATCATGAACTGGTTTGCGGCGAAGTATGGACCTACGGTGCTGGCAGCTCCCATTCGCGGAGGGTTTGATAACGTTGCGTGGATTGCTCCGCTGGCGGTGTTTTTGCTAGCTACGGTTGGGACGGGATTTTTGATTCGAGTGTGGAAGCTGCGGTCTGGGGCTCGTGTGCCGGTCGGGATTCCAATAGCACATGATGCGAGCGGCAATGAACTGCGGGAGCGGATTCGGCGGGAGACGGAATACTAATGGGCATGATTGCGGGTGTTGTGTTGACGTTGGCGCTGTTCGCGTTTATCTTCTGGCCGGAGCGGAATCCGTTCCAGCAGGCAGATAAGACGCGGGTGGATTATCTGCGCGAGCGGAAGGATACGATCTACGAGAATCTGCGCGATCTGAACTTCGAGTATCTAGCCGGGAAGTATCCGGAGCAGGACTATGCCGATCAGCGGGCTGGGCTGGAGGATGAGGCGGCGCGGGTGATCGCTGAGATGGAATTGCTCGAGGCTCGTGGCATGGTTAGCAGGCGTAAGGCCTAACACCGATTCCACCGGTTTTTCCGCGATGGGAAGCTGATTGCGGATTCGTCTTGGGCTCATGTCGTTAGGAATGCCTTGTTTGACGTAGACTTTAAGGGTGACTTCTCTTCTCTTTTCTCTTCGACGCGCTGTTGTGGTTGCCGTGGTGGCTGTGGCTTTTTCCGGGTTTGCTCTGGCTGATTCGATCACTGGAACTGTAACGAATAAGACGACTAATAAGCCTGCTGTGGGTGATGATGTTGTGCTGATTCGCCTGGCACAGGGCATGCAGGAGGCGAGCCGCACGAAGACCGATGCGAAGGGGCGCTTTACGCTGCAGGTTCCGGACGGCGATAGCGGAATGCACCTTGTGCGGGTGACGCATGATAAGGCGAATTACTTCCGGCCGGCGCCTCCGGGAACACAGTCGGTTGAGGTGGAGGTGTTCACCGCGGCTCCGAAGGTGGAGGGGATCAGCGCAGAAGCGAATGTGATGCGCCTGCAGACCGATGAGAGCGGCAAGTCGCTGCATGTGGTTGAGAACTTCTTTGTGAAGAATGAGTCGAATCCGCCCAAGACGCAGTTTAGCGATAGACCGTTTGAATTTTTCCTGCCGGAGGGTGCGGTGGTGGAGGGATCTGCTGCGCTGGGCCCGGGCGGCATGCCGGTGCAGGCTTCGCCGGTGCCGCTGGGTGATCCGAATCATTTTGCGTTCATCTTTCCGATACGGCCGGGAGAGACGCGGTTTCAGATTACGTACCATTTGCCTTTTAGCGGGAGCTTCAAGTTTTCGCCGCGCATGTTGATGCCGACCGATACGGTCGCGGTAATGATGCCGAAGAGCATGAAGTTCGAAGGTGGGCCAGCGACGCCGTTTACGCCAGTGACGGAAGAGACTACGGCGCAGACGTTTGTGGCGCGGAATGTGGTTCCGTCAGAGGCATTGAATTTTACGGTGTCGGGAACGGGTCAACTACCGCGGGATTCTGAGGCTGCGGCTACGGCTGGCTCAGGTGGGCAGCAGCAGGCAGATGCTTCGGCACCGGCCGGCGGAAGTGCGGCGACGGATACTCGACCGGGAGGCGGATTGGGGAATCCGATTGATCCTGAGGGGACGAATGATCCGTGGGCGAAGTATAAGTGGTGGATCCTTGGCGGACTTGGCTTGTTGCTGGCTGGAGGCGCGGGGATTCTGATGAAGGGGAATACCGTGCAGCCTGTTGCGGCGGGACCGGTTCCGGCTGGGCCGAATGCGCTGCTGGCTGCGATGAAGGAAGAGCTATTTGTGCTGGAGACGGACAAACTGCAAGGGCGGTTGAGCGAGACGGAGTATGAGGCGCAGAAGAGCGCGCTGGAGACAGTGCTGCGACGGGCGCTTGTGCGCGGTGAAACGGAGCGCTGACGCGTCCAAGGTAACGGGACCGGCTGGATGAGGGTTGAGCGATGAATACGTTCAAATCGACGCTGCTGCTGGTAGTGATGACGCTGTTCCTGCTCTTCATTGGAGACATGTTCGGCGGACGCAATGGGATGGTGCTGGCGTTTGTGCTGTCCGTGGTGTTCAACTTCGGGACTTACTTCTTCTCCGACAAGCTGGCGTTGAAGATGTACAACGCGCAGCCGGTGACTCGGGAGCAGTTGCCGAAGGCGTATGAGGTGGTGGAGCGGCTGACGGCAAAGCAGGGGTTGCCGATGCCGAAGATGTATGTAATTCCGATGGATTCTCCTAATGCATTTGCCACGGGGCGAAATCCGACGCATGCTTCCGTGGCGGTGACGCGCGGAATTTTAGAGCTGCTCGACGATGAAGAGTTGGAGGGTGTGCTGGCGCATGAGTTGGGGCACGTGCGGAATCGGGATATTCTGACAAGCTCGATTGCGGCGACGCTGGCGGGAGCGATCACAATGGTTGCCCGGATGGGCATGTGGGCTTCGATGTTTGGCGGAGGTGGAGGCGGACGTGACCGGCGCGGTGGCGGTGGGCTGACTGCGCTGCTGATGCTGATTGTGGCTCCGATTGCGGCCACGCTGATTCAGCTGGCGATCTCGCGGTCACGGGAGTATGAGGCAGATGCAACAGGGGCGAGGGAGACGGGAAATCCCTATGCTCTGGCGCGGGCGCTGCAGAAGCTGGACGCTTATTCGAAGCGGATTCCGATGCAGGCTTCGCCTTCGACGGCACACTTATTTATCGTGGCTCCGTTTCTGGGAAGTGGAGGATTTGCGAATATGTTTTCGACGCATCCTCCGATGAAAGAGAGAATTCGACGGCTGATTGGAAGGGACCTGGTCTAGCATGCAGACGGTTTTGAGGGCCTTGCGGTTGTTTGCGATGGTTGCCTGGGTTGGTGGGCTTATCTTTTTTGCCTTCGTGGTTGCGCCGGTGGCGTTTCATAGTCTGCCGAGCACCCATGAAGCGGGCATTGTTGTAGGCGGGACGCTGCGGGTGTTGCACTGGATTGGCCTGATCGGCGGCGCGGTCTTCTATGTGGCGACAGCGATCCTTTGGCTGCGGGCGGAGGTTTCGGCGCGGGTTGCATTTGCGATTCAGTTGACACTCACGGGGATCATGCTGGCGGCGACGGCTTACTCGCAGTTCAGGATTTTGCCGGCGATGGATCGCGACCGCGATCTGGCTGGCGGTGTGGTGGAGACGGCGCCTGCGGACAATGCGGGACGGGTGGACTTTGAGCGGCTGCACGTTCTATCGGAGCGGTTGGAGGGAGCGGTGCTGCTGTGCGGGATTGGTGTGGTGTTCCTGCTGTCGCGCGAGTCGCAGTGACCGGAGACGGGTAGAATCAAGAGGATATGAAGATCGATGTTTTTGGCCTGCCACGATGCAGTGGGGCTTCGGCGTTGCCGTGGCTGGTGAATCCGATGAAGGGTGGCGATGTGTTGACGACTCGCCATAACGGCTGACTGTGTCGGCACTTTGGTTGAGCCTTACGCTGGGACTGGTGGCTGGTCTCGCTGATGTGTTGGGTGGAGTGCTGCTGGTGCGGCGATCGCCTTCGGCTCGGGCACTGCGATACTTTGTGGCGCTGGGTTCAGGCTTTATGATGGCGGCGGCGCTGCTGGAGATGGTGCCCGAGGGTTTAGCGCTGAGTCCGAAGTGGGCTCCGATGTTGATCTTGGTGGGGTACTCCGGGGTGCACCTGCTGGAGCATACTCTGGTGCCGCACTTTCATTTTGGGGAAGAAACGCATCATCATGAGTTTGTTTCAGCGCGGACGAGCTACTCGGTGTTGATGGGACTGGCGACGCATACTTTTTTCGATGGAGTGGCCATCGGGTCGGGTTTTGTTGTGTCGCATTGGCTGGGGTGGATCATCTTTGTTGCGGTGTTTCTGCACAAGATTCCGGAGGGGTTCACGGTTGCGAGTGTGATGCTGGCGGGTGGGCAGGGGCGGAGGGCAGCGCTGAACTCGGCGCTGTTTTTGGGAGCGACGACTCTGCTTGGTGTCCTGGTGATTAATCTGCAGCCGACGTGGGTGCGGGTGGGACTACCTGTGTCGGCAGGCGTAACGATCTATGTCGCGGCGACGGACCTGGTTCCAGAGGTGAATCGGGAGCCGGGGATCAGGATGGCCTTGGTTTTCTTTGCTGGGGTGGTGGTGTTCTTTTTGCTAAGGCTGCTGGCACCTATCTAGTTTGATGGCTGCACAACGAGGGTGACGGTTGCTGCGTGCTGGAGGATTGTTCCGGTGGAACTGGTGGCGGTGCCTGTGACAGTGATGGTGTAAGTCTGGCTGGGGGTGGCACTTTCTGACTGGACGCCGGTGTTGATGCGGGCTCCGCAGCCCAGGCAGAGGACGAGGGGAAGGCTCAGTAGGCAGATCGTTAGGAATTTTATGTGCCGGTTGCGCAGCCTGAGCGTGATGGCTGCGACGGGAAGCAGGAGGAGCGCGAAGGCCGTTGTTTGGGGTGCAGAGGTGTGGTTTAGGGTGGTAGCTTTTGGTGTTGTGATGGTTAGGATGACGGTGTTGGGGGTAGATAATCCGGGGAGGAGGTAGGTGGGATTGAATGAGGCGGTGGCCAGGTTTGGAAAGCCTGTAGCGGCCAGAGTGATAGGGCTGGAGAGTGTGGTCGACCCTGTAGGCTGGATGGCGAAGGTAAAGGTGGCGGAGGCGCCGTAGAGGATTGTTTGAGTGGTGTTGCCTGTGGCGGCCACGGTGAAATCTGCGCTGGACGTGGGACCGCCGGCGACTCCTACACCAATGATTGTGGGCGTGGAGGTGCTGGAAGCGAAGTTGCCGTCGCCTTTGTAGAAGATGGTTAGTGTGTGGGAGCCGGTGGAGAGGGCGCTGGTGGTGAAGGTTGCGTCGCCGGTTGTTGAGATGGTTGTGGTGAGGATGGTTGTGGTGCCATCCATCAAGACGATGGATCCAGTTGGCGAGCCGCTTGTGGTGCTGGCGACGTGCGTGGTGAGGGTAAGGGGTGAGCCAGGAGAGACTGTGGCAGATGAGGCGGTGAGTGTGATCAGGGTGGGGGTTGGGGCGATCGTTAGGGTGGGGTTGTTCGAGAAGATGTAGTTCCCTGCTGCTCGACCCGTAAGAGTCGGGGTAAGAGGATAGGTTCCGGTTGGGGAGAGGTTTGTGGCTGTCGTGTTGAACGTGACGGTCAGGTTGCCGGTGTCCTGCGGTAAGAGGCCAGTCAGAGTTGCGGTAAGAGATGGGATGGGCTGGCCGTAGAAGATCGTCGAGGGCGAGATGGA encodes:
- a CDS encoding zinc metalloprotease HtpX, translating into MNTFKSTLLLVVMTLFLLFIGDMFGGRNGMVLAFVLSVVFNFGTYFFSDKLALKMYNAQPVTREQLPKAYEVVERLTAKQGLPMPKMYVIPMDSPNAFATGRNPTHASVAVTRGILELLDDEELEGVLAHELGHVRNRDILTSSIAATLAGAITMVARMGMWASMFGGGGGGRDRRGGGGLTALLMLIVAPIAATLIQLAISRSREYEADATGARETGNPYALARALQKLDAYSKRIPMQASPSTAHLFIVAPFLGSGGFANMFSTHPPMKERIRRLIGRDLV
- a CDS encoding carboxypeptidase-like regulatory domain-containing protein, whose amino-acid sequence is MTSLLFSLRRAVVVAVVAVAFSGFALADSITGTVTNKTTNKPAVGDDVVLIRLAQGMQEASRTKTDAKGRFTLQVPDGDSGMHLVRVTHDKANYFRPAPPGTQSVEVEVFTAAPKVEGISAEANVMRLQTDESGKSLHVVENFFVKNESNPPKTQFSDRPFEFFLPEGAVVEGSAALGPGGMPVQASPVPLGDPNHFAFIFPIRPGETRFQITYHLPFSGSFKFSPRMLMPTDTVAVMMPKSMKFEGGPATPFTPVTEETTAQTFVARNVVPSEALNFTVSGTGQLPRDSEAAATAGSGGQQQADASAPAGGSAATDTRPGGGLGNPIDPEGTNDPWAKYKWWILGGLGLLLAGGAGILMKGNTVQPVAAGPVPAGPNALLAAMKEELFVLETDKLQGRLSETEYEAQKSALETVLRRALVRGETER
- a CDS encoding cytochrome c-type biogenesis protein CcmH; the protein is MLKRWMQAGMVALLGVVMLGAGDSSSRFNRVGHEMICVCSCNQILLECNHVGCPDSDRMIGELREQMAGGGSDTAIMNWFAAKYGPTVLAAPIRGGFDNVAWIAPLAVFLLATVGTGFLIRVWKLRSGARVPVGIPIAHDASGNELRERIRRETEY
- a CDS encoding heme lyase CcmF/NrfE family subunit, whose amino-acid sequence is MQLHPMPEFGSFTLLLALALSVYTLVAGGLALWRGKTVDGAGRLGETARRAGIGSFVALSCAAFALVWASFTNDYSVSYILHHTNKDLHTAYKFSALWSGQEGSLLLWAWLLSAYGFVLRIRHRVDVRLSAYASTILAGVQVFFLLLLNFAAPPFAIQPGPKALDGFGLNPLLQYPEMVIHPPMLYLGYVGFAVPFAFALGALMMRYPGEKWIHITRRWTMVTWLFLTCGIFLGAHWAYSVLGWGGYWGWDPVENASLMPWLTGTAFLHSVMMQEKRGMMKSWNVWLIFSTFLLTILGTLLTRSGIVSSVHAFAQSSIGSWFYGFILIMFAVCLFTFFKQKDHLKSENKLESLVSRESSFLFNNLVLLAACFTVLWGTLFPVLSEYVQGSKVTVGAPFYNRVNLPIGLFLLFLTGVGPLLAWRSTSLRSIRRNFVLPGIAMGVALVGLITSGIHPWSAGDDMQAEIFSLITFSLAAGVITAIASEFLRGAAVVRTQTGKNLFASMILLVRKNTRRYGGYIVHFGIVVMFIGIAGGAFNQSREQEMGFGDEMRIGPYRLVCQSFTQDSNPNFDTEYALLDVYKGNKKITQLAPEKRFYTASQQNSTIVANHSTLQRDLYVIYEGKNPDTDKPIIKVFLNPLMNWIWIGVLIVVIGTFVALVPNLTRSTVRARVEDEAPVVEEVHHA
- a CDS encoding response regulator, whose amino-acid sequence is MTDTLLLIDDNAVQAATRQTILKRAGYFVIAALNPGRALEQFRTGECLDDVQLVITDHVMPGMNGSEFVRELRKTRPKLPVLVISGMEEAESEYEGMNVLFRLKPLLPESLLASVQSLIQVGRIETAAVGAVNDALLL
- a CDS encoding ZIP family metal transporter — its product is MSLTLGLVAGLADVLGGVLLVRRSPSARALRYFVALGSGFMMAAALLEMVPEGLALSPKWAPMLILVGYSGVHLLEHTLVPHFHFGEETHHHEFVSARTSYSVLMGLATHTFFDGVAIGSGFVVSHWLGWIIFVAVFLHKIPEGFTVASVMLAGGQGRRAALNSALFLGATTLLGVLVINLQPTWVRVGLPVSAGVTIYVAATDLVPEVNREPGIRMALVFFAGVVVFFLLRLLAPI
- a CDS encoding DUF4149 domain-containing protein; amino-acid sequence: MQTVLRALRLFAMVAWVGGLIFFAFVVAPVAFHSLPSTHEAGIVVGGTLRVLHWIGLIGGAVFYVATAILWLRAEVSARVAFAIQLTLTGIMLAATAYSQFRILPAMDRDRDLAGGVVETAPADNAGRVDFERLHVLSERLEGAVLLCGIGVVFLLSRESQ